A genomic stretch from Amia ocellicauda isolate fAmiCal2 chromosome 23, fAmiCal2.hap1, whole genome shotgun sequence includes:
- the LOC136719218 gene encoding transient receptor potential cation channel subfamily V member 5 isoform X2 produces MVKSNQVCPSGHGNAAFEMREVEPSQVQGQAVGSQFSMASVASTLRAAVKWKGYTSGRRCTHVCVRRQNTGKPVEVTYQGLAEDIDITDGHSRTDFLNKKLLDHFRSLAASNANSDQVDLQFLERVITDGADVNSADRYGQTVLHEISRAWNVDVMRFFVERGADVRRADSYGVTPLHVAAALDYTEMVEYLIQREADIGARTSRDLQTPLHFGAKNDAVRAVRLLLKHGAHIGARDYKERTPLQLAANMDRSEAARTLMELGADVGVQDSDGQLCISAMIGAMPPVAHSALDQFHVQDRMTRQQFYYLNLLEPRKWDMQTQKCKKIEALSPLELIVKQWNLDLITHPVILKLIKVKWNLYGRLGAWILLLLNFLFIVSWTIFAISVSVIRPEESPYIFPQDWWRVLVVVVALLLTVTEVSRELAEMWRSQGKQRRWQAWWERRISDDKHCSHPMWPEERKYLEEQLKAILRIRSGYFQDPWNVFDWLVFLLLMVMFGIHLADIFIQDVTLRVTSLRLFAVSIIFLWLRLMKHVRAFRVFGPFIVMLGSILGDVSRFLFLYAEFFIPYACAFWIIFGGTAAVPSMQTVLGMLYSLYRLTLSDGYEFDEMDSVDPVMARLLCGTFLALSTVLCLNLLIALLSDTFQRVHDQASANAVMQQAAIILQVEDAIPCFRWLYDPEHVHKHCAPLKEFYDDDTPSDKDDDAGMRKVAVDIKETLDNFLESNKNAAIPASENKDTVDVSESAGTTMGAIQEQSECLRAMKDLQTSQSKHNKALKSLKKEVQELRVLLQHLTKSLPGKEPKEPPSSVSSHEKKAWGGSAAATAQRSPGLKETAAAPDPSSGTGEGNVPLEEAERKPPTNKQHD; encoded by the exons ATGGTGAAGTCAAACCAGGTGTGTCCCTCTGGCCACGGAAACGCAGCCTTCGAGATGAGGGAGGTCGAGCCAAGCCAG GTCCAGGGGCAGGCAGTGGGCTCCCAGTTCTCAATGGCGTCCGTGGCCAGCACCCTGAGGGCTGCGGTCAAGTGGAAGGGCTACACCAGCGGTCGGAGATGCACACACGTCTGCGTCCGGAGGCAGAACACAG GCAAGCCAGTGGAGGTGACGTACCAGGGCCTCGCAGAGGACATTGACATCACCGACGGTCACAGCAGGACCGATTTTCTGAATAAGAAGTTGCTGGATCATTTCAGAAGCCTGGCTGCTAGTAACGCCAACTCGGACCAG GTTGACCTGCAGTTCCTGGAGAGAGTGATTACTGACGGGGCCGATGTCAACTCGGCCGACAGATACGGTCAGACTGTCCTGCATGAG ATCTCCAGGGCGTGGAACGTGGACGTGATGCGCTTCTTCGTGGAGAGGGGAGCGGACGTCCGGCGGGCCGATTCGTACGGAGTGACGCCCCTGCACGTGGCGGCCGCCCTGGATTACACGGAGATGGTTGAGTATCTCATTCAGAGGGAAG CCGATATCGGCGCGAGAACCAGCCGGGACCTGCAGACGCCCCTGCACTTCGGCGCCAAGAACGACGCGGTCCGGGCCGTGCGCCTCCTCCTGAAACACGGGGCTCACATCGGCGCCCGCGACTACAAGGAGAGGACTCCTCTCCAGCTGGCTGCGAATATGG ACCGCAGTGAGGCCGCCCGGACGCTGATGGAGCTGGGCGCCGATGTTGGGGTGCAGGACTCCGATGGGCAGCTGTGTATCTCCGCTATGATTGGGGCAATGCCTCCCGTG GCTCATTCAGCGCTGGACCAGTTCCACGTGCAGGACCGAATGACCCGGCAGCAGTTTTACTACCTTAACCTGCTGGAGCCCAGGAAGTGGGACATGCAAACCCAGA aaTGCAAGAAGATCGAGGCCTTATCTCCG CTGGAGCTGATTGTGAAGCAGTGGAACCTGGATCTCATCACCCACCCCGTGATCCTCAAACTCATTAAAGTCAAGTGGAATCTCTATGGGAG ACTAGGGGCCTGGATCCTGCTACTGCTGAATTTCCTCTTCATCGTCTCCTGGACTATTTTTGCCATCTCTGTCTCAGTCATCAGACCTGAGGAGTCCCCCTACATCTTTCCACAG GACTGGTGGCgcgtgctggtggtggtggtggcccTGCTGCTGACGGTGACGGAGGTCTCTCGGGAGCTAGCTGAGATGTGGCGCTCCCAGGGGAAACAGCGGCGCTGGCAG GCCTGGTGGGAGCGCCGGATCTCCGACGACAAGCACTGCTCTCACCCCATGTGGCCGGAG GAAAGGAAATATTTAGAGGAGCAGCTGAAAGCTATCTTGAGGATAAGATCCGGCTACTTTCAGGATCCCTG GAATGTCTTTGATTGGCTGGTGTTTTTACTTCTAATGGTGATGTTCGGGATCCACCTGGCGGACATCTTCATCCAGGATGTGACTCTGCGTGTTACCAGCCTGCGTCTGTTCGCTGTCAGCATCATCTTCCTCTGGCTGCGTTTGATGAAGCATGTCAGAGCCTTTAG GGTGTTCGGCCCCTTCATCGTGATGCTGGGGAGCATCCTGGGAGACGTGTCCCGCTTCCTCTTCCTCTACGCAGAGTTCTTCATCCCGTATGCATGTGCCTTCTGGATCATATTTGGGG GCACGGCCGCCGTCCCCAGCATGCAGACCGTCCTCGGGATGCTGTACAGTCTCTACAGGCTCACGCTGTCAGACGGCTACGAGTTTGACGAGATGGACAGCGTGGACCCCGTCATGGCCCGCCTGCTCTGCGGAACCTTCCTGGCCCTGTCCACCGTCCTATGTCTCAACCTGTTGATCGCTCTGCTCTCCGACACCTTCCAGAG GGTGCACGATCAGGCAAGCGCCAACGCCGTCATGCAGCAGGCGGCCATCATCCTGCAGGTGGAGGACGCCATCCCCTGCTTCCGGTGGCTGTACGACCCCGAGCACGTCCACAAGCACTGCGCCCCCCTCAAGGAGTTCTACGACGACGACACGCCCAGCGACAAGGATGACGACGCGGGGATGAGGAAGGTCGCCGTGGATATCAAG GAGACTTTGGATAACTTTTTGGAGAGCAACAAAAATGCAGCAATTCCTGCCTCAGAGAACAAGGACACCGTTGATGTATCAGAGAGTGCAGG CACCACAATGGGTGCAATCCAGGAGCAAAGTGAGTGCCTGAGAGCCATGAAGGACCTTCAGACATCTCAGAGCAAACACAACAAGGCCCTCAAGAGTCTGAAGAAGGAAGTTCAGGAACTCCGGGTCCTCCTGCAGCACCTCACGAAATCTCTCCCCG GCAAAGAACCCAAGGAGCCGCCTTCTTCTGTCTCGTCTCATGAGAAGAAAGCCTGGGGAGGGAGTGCAGCAGCCACAGCTCAAAG GTCTCCGGGACTCAAGGAAACAGCGGCAGCTCCAGACCCGAGCAGTGGGACTGGGGAGGGTAACGTGCCACTTGAAGAGGCAGAAAGAAAACCACCGACCAACAAACAGCATGACTAA
- the LOC136719218 gene encoding transient receptor potential cation channel subfamily V member 5 isoform X1, with product MVKSNQVCPSGHGNAAFEMREVEPSQVQGQAVGSQFSMASVASTLRAAVKWKGYTSGRRCTHVCVRRQNTGKPVEVTYQGLAEDIDITDGHSRTDFLNKKLLDHFRSLAASNANSDQVDLQFLERVITDGADVNSADRYGQTVLHEISRAWNVDVMRFFVERGADVRRADSYGVTPLHVAAALDYTEMVEYLIQREADIGARTSRDLQTPLHFGAKNDAVRAVRLLLKHGAHIGARDYKERTPLQLAANMDRSEAARTLMELGADVGVQDSDGQLCISAMIGAMPPVAHSALDQFHVQDRMTRQQFYYLNLLEPRKWDMQTQKCKKIEALSPLELIVKQWNLDLITHPVILKLIKVKWNLYGRLGAWILLLLNFLFIVSWTIFAISVSVIRPEESPYIFPQDWWRVLVVVVALLLTVTEVSRELAEMWRSQGKQRRWQAWWERRISDDKHCSHPMWPEERKYLEEQLKAILRIRSGYFQDPWNVFDWLVFLLLMVMFGIHLADIFIQDVTLRVTSLRLFAVSIIFLWLRLMKHVRAFRVFGPFIVMLGSILGDVSRFLFLYAEFFIPYACAFWIIFGGTAAVPSMQTVLGMLYSLYRLTLSDGYEFDEMDSVDPVMARLLCGTFLALSTVLCLNLLIALLSDTFQRVHDQASANAVMQQAAIILQVEDAIPCFRWLYDPEHVHKHCAPLKEFYDDDTPSDKDDDAGMRKVAVDIKETLDNFLESNKNAAIPASENKDTVDVSESAGTTMGAIQEQSECLRAMKDLQTSQSKHNKALKSLKKEVQELRVLLQHLTKSLPGISRKEPKEPPSSVSSHEKKAWGGSAAATAQRSPGLKETAAAPDPSSGTGEGNVPLEEAERKPPTNKQHD from the exons ATGGTGAAGTCAAACCAGGTGTGTCCCTCTGGCCACGGAAACGCAGCCTTCGAGATGAGGGAGGTCGAGCCAAGCCAG GTCCAGGGGCAGGCAGTGGGCTCCCAGTTCTCAATGGCGTCCGTGGCCAGCACCCTGAGGGCTGCGGTCAAGTGGAAGGGCTACACCAGCGGTCGGAGATGCACACACGTCTGCGTCCGGAGGCAGAACACAG GCAAGCCAGTGGAGGTGACGTACCAGGGCCTCGCAGAGGACATTGACATCACCGACGGTCACAGCAGGACCGATTTTCTGAATAAGAAGTTGCTGGATCATTTCAGAAGCCTGGCTGCTAGTAACGCCAACTCGGACCAG GTTGACCTGCAGTTCCTGGAGAGAGTGATTACTGACGGGGCCGATGTCAACTCGGCCGACAGATACGGTCAGACTGTCCTGCATGAG ATCTCCAGGGCGTGGAACGTGGACGTGATGCGCTTCTTCGTGGAGAGGGGAGCGGACGTCCGGCGGGCCGATTCGTACGGAGTGACGCCCCTGCACGTGGCGGCCGCCCTGGATTACACGGAGATGGTTGAGTATCTCATTCAGAGGGAAG CCGATATCGGCGCGAGAACCAGCCGGGACCTGCAGACGCCCCTGCACTTCGGCGCCAAGAACGACGCGGTCCGGGCCGTGCGCCTCCTCCTGAAACACGGGGCTCACATCGGCGCCCGCGACTACAAGGAGAGGACTCCTCTCCAGCTGGCTGCGAATATGG ACCGCAGTGAGGCCGCCCGGACGCTGATGGAGCTGGGCGCCGATGTTGGGGTGCAGGACTCCGATGGGCAGCTGTGTATCTCCGCTATGATTGGGGCAATGCCTCCCGTG GCTCATTCAGCGCTGGACCAGTTCCACGTGCAGGACCGAATGACCCGGCAGCAGTTTTACTACCTTAACCTGCTGGAGCCCAGGAAGTGGGACATGCAAACCCAGA aaTGCAAGAAGATCGAGGCCTTATCTCCG CTGGAGCTGATTGTGAAGCAGTGGAACCTGGATCTCATCACCCACCCCGTGATCCTCAAACTCATTAAAGTCAAGTGGAATCTCTATGGGAG ACTAGGGGCCTGGATCCTGCTACTGCTGAATTTCCTCTTCATCGTCTCCTGGACTATTTTTGCCATCTCTGTCTCAGTCATCAGACCTGAGGAGTCCCCCTACATCTTTCCACAG GACTGGTGGCgcgtgctggtggtggtggtggcccTGCTGCTGACGGTGACGGAGGTCTCTCGGGAGCTAGCTGAGATGTGGCGCTCCCAGGGGAAACAGCGGCGCTGGCAG GCCTGGTGGGAGCGCCGGATCTCCGACGACAAGCACTGCTCTCACCCCATGTGGCCGGAG GAAAGGAAATATTTAGAGGAGCAGCTGAAAGCTATCTTGAGGATAAGATCCGGCTACTTTCAGGATCCCTG GAATGTCTTTGATTGGCTGGTGTTTTTACTTCTAATGGTGATGTTCGGGATCCACCTGGCGGACATCTTCATCCAGGATGTGACTCTGCGTGTTACCAGCCTGCGTCTGTTCGCTGTCAGCATCATCTTCCTCTGGCTGCGTTTGATGAAGCATGTCAGAGCCTTTAG GGTGTTCGGCCCCTTCATCGTGATGCTGGGGAGCATCCTGGGAGACGTGTCCCGCTTCCTCTTCCTCTACGCAGAGTTCTTCATCCCGTATGCATGTGCCTTCTGGATCATATTTGGGG GCACGGCCGCCGTCCCCAGCATGCAGACCGTCCTCGGGATGCTGTACAGTCTCTACAGGCTCACGCTGTCAGACGGCTACGAGTTTGACGAGATGGACAGCGTGGACCCCGTCATGGCCCGCCTGCTCTGCGGAACCTTCCTGGCCCTGTCCACCGTCCTATGTCTCAACCTGTTGATCGCTCTGCTCTCCGACACCTTCCAGAG GGTGCACGATCAGGCAAGCGCCAACGCCGTCATGCAGCAGGCGGCCATCATCCTGCAGGTGGAGGACGCCATCCCCTGCTTCCGGTGGCTGTACGACCCCGAGCACGTCCACAAGCACTGCGCCCCCCTCAAGGAGTTCTACGACGACGACACGCCCAGCGACAAGGATGACGACGCGGGGATGAGGAAGGTCGCCGTGGATATCAAG GAGACTTTGGATAACTTTTTGGAGAGCAACAAAAATGCAGCAATTCCTGCCTCAGAGAACAAGGACACCGTTGATGTATCAGAGAGTGCAGG CACCACAATGGGTGCAATCCAGGAGCAAAGTGAGTGCCTGAGAGCCATGAAGGACCTTCAGACATCTCAGAGCAAACACAACAAGGCCCTCAAGAGTCTGAAGAAGGAAGTTCAGGAACTCCGGGTCCTCCTGCAGCACCTCACGAAATCTCTCCCCGGTATCTCGC GCAAAGAACCCAAGGAGCCGCCTTCTTCTGTCTCGTCTCATGAGAAGAAAGCCTGGGGAGGGAGTGCAGCAGCCACAGCTCAAAG GTCTCCGGGACTCAAGGAAACAGCGGCAGCTCCAGACCCGAGCAGTGGGACTGGGGAGGGTAACGTGCCACTTGAAGAGGCAGAAAGAAAACCACCGACCAACAAACAGCATGACTAA